Within Sorghum bicolor cultivar BTx623 chromosome 2, Sorghum_bicolor_NCBIv3, whole genome shotgun sequence, the genomic segment TATGTTGATTACACACGGCAACAGCGCGATCAAGTGGTAGACGTCGATGCAGCAGCTAAGAGACAACGATGGAGAAGCACGAGCATGTGTGGCATGTTAGCTCTGTCGGAGCACCTCCAACACGAGGTCTTCTCCCGCGTGGGCGACATCAAGGCCCTCTTCAGGCTCGCTGCTATGCCACCGTGTGTGCCTCCTCTTCGGTGTCGTCGTAAAGGACAAGTGGTTCAATAGGTGGGATAAGGCGATGGTGCAAGCGCAGATGACGACGATGGCGGCACCACCGCAGCAGCGCGCGTCGTCGGCGATGGTGACCTTATATAAATAGTAGGAGTTAGGGTTTATCTCTCTTAGCTCCTTCCTCACCTCCCTCACGCGACGCCCTCTCCTTTTTCCCATGCGTCCTCCTTCTTTGTGCACAGCGACGCCCCTCCTTTTTCACATGTGTGGTGATGCCCCTTTCTCTCCCCTGTGCATGGCGGCCATCCCCTACCCGAGCTAGCAACATTAGCCCTACTCCACCAAGCACGGTGGCGGTGCCCCTCCTCTATTGAGCACAGTGGCTATGGTGGTGCCACTCCTTCCACCAAAGGAGTCTGCAGTGGTGGCACCACTCCTCCACCAAGCACGGTGGTGCCATTGAACCCCTAGATTCGGCTCGACGACACCTCTTTCCCCCTGATGACGGATCCGGTGAGCGGTGCTTCTTTCACACCCCTGATGATGGCGGATCTGGTTCTAGAGGTGCAAATCTGGCGATGGTGCGACCAGATCTAGTGGTAGAGGCACAGCGCGGAGCTCGGGCCTTCTTCGGTGGTTGGCAGATCTGGCTAGTGGGCTAGAATCAGGCTCGCCGCGCGGGCTCGAGAACGGCTCATCGATGCACGTTAATAGGTTAACCGAGACAGGCAAAGCAACCACCTCTGTAAGTCTGTATTAACAAAGACCTTTGGATGGAGGCAGTTGCAATGCCTGCCTCTGTTAACCGATTTTGCCTGCCTCTGGTAAGTTTTTTGTAGTATTGTTAAGCGACATCTTTGTCTAGTAGCTAGTGTTCTAAAAGGTGCTATTAGGCGCTTGCCTAGGCGCACTTATGCGCTAGGCGGAGGGGCACTGCCTCGCCTAAGGGGTAAGCAGAGGATAGGCGACGTGTCCTTGGATCTAGAGCTTTATTGCTTGAGGGAGTGACGGCGGGTGGCATCGAAGGCAGCGAGCGTGCCCAGGACAAGTCTAGCGGGGGGTGGTGGGTGATGGGAGCGACCGGGaggagaggcagaggcagaggcagcaTGCGGCGAGCATGGCTGGTAGGAGGCAGAGGTAGCGGTCGACGAGCACTGCTGAGAGGAGGAGAGGCGGTGGTCGACGAGCGCGAGTATGTGATTAGAACTGGGAAGAGGTGGATGGATAAGGTTAGGAGTGGATAAGGTGGGACTCTTTGATGGGCCTTTTTCCCCTAATCGAAGCCCATTGTTCtggtttattttttcttttagatgcaatatatataaatgtatatatgtacaaaacGGTTTAAAACACGTAGGCTCACTTATGCCTAGCTAGCACATAATGTAACCTTGCGGCTAACATATCCATTGTTTCCTGTTCTTCTCACATATATTTCACCTTGATTGAATTTATGTTCGATGCAGTTTGCCTCCACTATGTCCAATTAAGTTTATATTTCATTGTATGTTGTTTCCTCCAATTCCAAGCCACAAAAATATTTGCTTGTAGATATATATCTTAACTTTAATTTTGGTATAATATATGTACTATATGTGTTGATATacagtaaaaaaataaaataatagagtAGAAACACATTTATTCAACAGtaatgaaaaaataaaaagaaaatgtaaCGGAGACGCGAGAGGTTTGGACCggaaccttgtttagttcgtaaaaaatttgcaaaatttttcagattctctgtcacattgaatctttagacgtatgcatgaaatattaaatatagacgaaaataaaaactaattatacagtttggtcggaattgacgggacgaatcttttgagactagttagttcacgattgaacaatatttgtcaaatacaaacgaaattgatactatttatattttgtaaaatattttgcaagtaaATAAGGCCTCAGTAGGGCTTGCGACATATTCAACCTGATCCCATGATCCCTGGCGTCACCGATAGATCCACGTCCGATCTGCTTCCTGCTCTATCTACTCCTCCGTGTCGATctccgtcctcctcctccatggGTTTGGTTTGATTTATTCTTTACTTGTTTATTATATTATTAGGAGGAAGGCGACGACGCGATCCCAATTCccaaggaggaggacgacgacgacgcgatCCCGATTCCCATGGCGGACGACGGCGACGCGGCTGCTAAGAGACGACGACGGAGAAGCACGGGCATGGGCGGCATGTCAGCTCTGCCGGACCACCTCCAACACGAGGTCTTCTCCCGCGTGGGCGACGTCAAGTCCCTCTTCAAGCTCGCCGCGACATGCCGCGGCTGGCTCCGCCGCTTCACCGACCGGGCCTTCCTCCGCGAGCTGTGCCCGAGCCCGCAGCAGGGGTCAGGCCTCCTCCTCGGCGTCGTCGTACAGGACAAGTGGTTCAATAGGATGGACAAGGCGATGGTGCGGGCGCGGATGACGACGATGGCGGCACTGCCGCAGCAGCGCGCGTCGTCGTCGGCCTTGGCGCCCGTCTTCTTGCCGGCGCTGGGCTCGCCGCTCGGCCCCACGAGTCGTGCCCTCACCTCCTtcttcatcggcggcggcggcggcaccttCGACTATGCCGAGCCCCTAGCGGCGCGCCGCGGCATCGTGCTGCTGTGGCTCGCGCCCCGCACGCCTGAGGAAATGGACTGCCACCTGCTCGGCGTCTGCAACCTCGTCACCGGCGACCGCCACGTTCTCCCGCCGTTGCAGTGCAGCCGGAACGGGAAGCTTGTCGGTTGCAGACAGGTCGTCGGCTACGCGATCATCACAGCCGCCGACGAGAGCAGCCGGAACGggaggccgccgccgcgtcATCCGTGGACGTTCTCGCAGCTGCTCGTCATCACCCAAGATGGAGATTGTCCCCTCAggttcggcggcggcgcggcgtacCTGCACTCGTACTCCGCCGCCACGCGCCGCTGGAGCACGCCCACCAGGTGCCTGGACAGGAGCGCCTTCTCCCTGGTGGACGCCAGATCCACCGTCGACCACCACGGTGCGGCGCACTGGCTGTGCATCGACGATGGCCGTTTGCCCaacgcgcgcggcggcggcggcggcgatcacCACCTGTACAGGCTCAGCGTGGACGTGGCCACCGCGAGCGTCTCCCTGACGAGGCTCCCCGTCCGTGTCGGAGGCAAACAGCTCCTGTGCGTCAACAGCGACGGCAAGCTCGCAGTCGCCTCCGTGTATCCTCTGCACGTGACTGTTTGGACTCAGCCAGCCGGAGCCGgagacgacggcgacggcgacaccACTGCTGCGGCGTGGCCCCGCACTTCTTTTAGAATAGCCCCGCAACAGAACGAGGACCATGAGAGGTGGTGCAACTCGGACCATGGATCGTCGTCGTTGCTGGCGCTGTTCATGGGCAGGGGCGTCTTCGTCCTCGACCTTGACACCAAGGTGATGGAGAAAGTCTTCATCCTCGACTTCAACAATAAGACTAGGGAATTGGCTGGTGATGCTAAGCAATATCTGAGGTGTGTGCCCTATGAGATGGACTTGGTGGAGTTCTTCACGCTCCAGCTTGGTGGCATACGAGAGCGACTTGGAACTACTACTATCTCAGAAACTGAATCGCCATAAATCTTGCTCTCTCTTTCGTGATGATGCTATTTGAAAAATCAACAATTTGAGTTTTATCTGCTGTTTAATATATTTATGATTGGACATACAAGAAGCATGCGTATGCATTTGACGAAATCTTTTCGCGCTCTTACAGCTATATTATATTGTACCCTAATTGAGCCATTTGTTGTCATGGTTAAAGAAAAGATATATTGTGGTGATCAAGATAATACAAGAACAAACAAAAACATCCATAAGCAGGTCTCCTTATCTCTGTTCCCACCACGGCGGCGTATTGCATATGCATGCCTCTAAGGTCTGAGCTAGCTATTACATTTTGGAGGATCATTAATTAAGCTATACAGCTAGGACACAACAGCGCAAATTAGAACTAGTGCTACTACTGCTGTTCATACCTTCGTTGGAGTTAGCCATTGCGACTTGATGACCCGTGCAGTGGCTGCTTGGAGCAGGCAAGAACACAATAGAGGCTAGGTGTGGGAAATCCGTGCCTGATCAGTGGCTTACACTTAGGTGTGTTAGATGTCTCAGAGATGTCCTGGGTTGCCTCCTCTCTCCCTTTTATCCTTGGTGCTGCACAGGGGGGCTTCCCTTTGGGTAATCACGGTCATGCCCTCTCCTCCGCTGAAGGTAAAGGACAAACCGAGTTGCTGCTGGTGTTCCTGACCATACTTTattacagagtccaagacaattaattatatattatttatggtattttgttgatgtggcaccatatttattgaagaaagaggtagaaaaactaAGACtcaaagtcttatttagactccaaatccacattgttcgaggtaataaataactttagactctatgatagagtctgcattgtgagtgccctgagTGCCCTAAGCCTTTTAACTAGACTAGGtgaattccccgcgcgttgctgcgggattttcttaaaaataaaccATTATATACATAGCATTACTATATGATATTCAATCTATTATCTATATATAcgtatgaatttgacttgcatgtattttattatattagatctagtaaaagataatagaacaaaaactaatatttggttacattatagaggaattaattggtgatgaaatAAATAGTGTagtacatgacttgtatgttaatagattaaagatttaaagtatttcacataatatagatgacatggtcattttttgtaattaatatgagatgacatggacttagtgaggaatgatgtggacaccttccatgaagagatagaatatttagtgggtcacttagtggagaatgatgtggacaccttgcatgaagagaaaattcatctagtggggtttagctttataagagttatagatgttCGTCAAATAGTTGGCAAAACCCAGTGAATTGAGACTAATGGGGGCAATCAATTCTAAAAAAAGTCGAAGGTGCCCCTTCCTAATAACAACGTATCAGGAAAGGctataaagtttttttttggaaaagacTGCAAAAACTTTGTCGCAATTTTTATTAGACAAAAAATGTTTTAGTACAAGAAAGAGTAACTCGCCTGAGTGCTTCAAAAGGCATCGAAAGAAACACCAAAACATGACAAAAAGCCTGAAACTATTCTCGACCAAAATAAAAACTGACTGAAGCGCAACACGCTAACACCTAACAACAACAAGGCCCCTTAGAGAGCAGCCGAAATTGATAACCATGTTAACTAACTCGAGAATGTTCTAGGAACTATTGCCATGTTATATTGGTTGATATCATCCTTGTATAAACTATCTATTTTTTTGGTCTTCTTGTCTTCTTTTGAAAAGTTCTTCTATTACTCTTTTCAAATATGTCAccaaaaatatataataattttatcaaatattttctttgttgCCTTGTCAAAGTTGGCTCGACACTTTCTTTAGCAATTATAGAGGCAGAATAGCCCTTTTGGCCCCTAAACTATCACTCACGGCTCACTTTCATTCCTCAACTTTAAAAACGGCCATTTTAATCCTCAAACTCTATTTTTAGGCTCAATTTCATCAACTATGAAGATGGTTGTTTCACTCCTCAGACTTTGTATTTTGGGTTCAATTTCATCTGAACTGTATTTCAATCTTTGTATATCGTCTTACGAACGTTGCACTGCTGCACCTGGTCACCTCCAACACCACCAACGATTaaagagaaaaataatattAATCCAAAACTCTTTAGTGCCATTAATAATTCTAAGCTATTATTTTTAATGTGAAGTttgaggaaaaataatattcatcCAAAAACTCTTGAGTGGTCACCTAATATATTGAAACAATAATGGGCCTATAATTTTTTCCATAGGTATTTCTAGATTTAGGCTGAACAAATAATCATTTGTATATACAATACTATTTTTGTCCatagattaaaaataattcATATTTAAGAATATTTAGGCCCATATCTCTCTCCATCTTAGAATATGAATATAAATATTGAAAGCGTGCTATCTAATTTGGTACATGGGACGACACTAGGGACAATAGCATCATAGGATAATTGTCCATCTCAAATCGTCGTTGTGTTGGACAAAGGATGAAGTTGAGCCAATATGCATTTTGATAATTCATGGATGAAATTATGACTAAATATAATGTTTTCTTTTTGGATAGATAGAGTTGAGTTGAAAATAAAAGTTTAAAGAGCGAAATGCATACAGTCTGATAGTTTATGGATGAAATGGAGCACAAAATGCAAAGTTTGAAGATTGAAATGGTCATCTTCATAATTCTAGGATGAAACTGAGCCTACAAATAGAATTTGAGGACTAAAACGGTCATTTTAAAAGTTTAGAGGTGAAACTGAGccttaagggcactcacaatgcaagactctatcacagagtccaagacacttaattacatattatttattgtATTtttctgatgtggcagcatatttattgaagaaagaggtagaaaaaataagactccaagtcttatttagactccaagtccacattgttcgagataataaataactttagactctatgatatagTCTACATTGTGAGTGTCCAATATAGTTATTTTGCCAATTATAGACAAAGCTAGATTAATTTattggtattcctaagatgagTGATCGCTTAAAGTTATTTGTATGGAAATTGTACTATCCATTAATTCTATGATCCAAACATCACAATACTAGCTAACTTTTAAcggctaagagcaactccagcctaCTTCCTAAAGaagtctctattctaaatctatggatttatccaaaaaaaaatcaacttcAATCCACCTTCTATTTAGGCTCCCATTTTCCATGGCCTCTCAAATTATAGTTTCAGCCCCTCACATCCAGAACCCTCTATCCAATGGGACCTACCCACTTTCCTCTCTCCGCCTATAAATCAAGACAAGAATTACAAATAGTGGAGTTGATGTAGAATTCGTCAATGACAGGTGGGTCTCATGTGAGATAAGAACTTGGTCTATTTTTTTCCATTGGTGTTGGGTCTTAATTTGAACCTCTACTTTTTTTTTAGTTTAAGGGCTTAATTTAGAGAttgggttggagttgctcttagtccAAATTAACAACTTGTCTTACTCCATCCGGAGGAAAGGGCCTAAAGAGAACCTCTCTTTGCTTGGAAGTGTAGGACTAGCTGCGAGCACAAGGCATACCCAGAGGAGAGGCCAGAGCGAAGCCGGTCAACGTGACGAAGTCTTCCAAGTGAGCCGCCGCGGCCTCCACGTCCTGCGCCGTCGTCCTCATGCGGCCATCGCTGACGTCGCGTGGAGCCACGATCACGTCGGCCCAATCTCCATCTCCACCCGCCTGCACAGGACGGGCGGCGAGCAGCAGGTATTCGGCTCTGCACGCCACGGTCATCAGCTGGTTGCTCCACCTGGCCAGCCAGCTCCGCCGCTTGCTGTGGCAAGGAGAACGGCTCGCTGGATGCGGGAAACCTGCTCGCGGAGCCTGTCCGTGTCCGGAAGAGTCAGGGCACGCGAGGCGGGTGGCGGTGGCGCCGCCGGCTTCTTTCTGATAAGCCTGTCCAGCGCTCGCCGGATGCGTTGCATCACGATCAGAAGGCTCATCTTCCTCATGCCGGCGACGTACTCCTCGTGTGAAATGGAAGAAACACCGTGATCGAATCTTGATCGGTCTCCGGCGCCGTCGGGGCTCGCGCTACTGTTCTCGTCTACCTTGGAGCGACAGATCAGCAAGTTGTCACCATGAACTGCCGCTGGTGGAATTGAGGCCAGTGTCGTTGGCTCTGAGGATTgcacgggcggcggcggcgcctgtTGAACTGCCAGCGACCTCCTGATTTCTAGGTCGAGCACCTTGAGGAAGTCACCGAGGCCCATGGCTTCCCTCTCCAACCTCGCCACCATGCGGCTCAGCCGCTCGACGCCACTGTCGTCGCGGCCGAGGAGCAGGCTCTTCACTGACCGGAGGGCGCGCCACACCATGTTCCCGCCGGCCTGCTCGTTGCTTGCTGCATCTGCACCCACGGCCGCACGCCGCTGCTGCCTAAAGAGCCGCAGCACCTCGTCGGCGTCGAGCGCGGCGTCGCGGAGTGTCCAGAGCCACCGGCGCAGCCACCAGCTCCGGATATGCACGTCCTCCGCCGCCTCCACGGCGCTGTGCACCATGATGGCCAGCGTGTGGAGGCGCTCCAGCTGGTCGTCCACGCTCGCGCGCGCCTCGTACCTGCCCACCGCCGCGGACATGGTCCGCGCCACGACGTCGCCGACCGCCGCCGAGATCACGTGGCCCCCGAGCTCTTCCACCTTGCGTTTCGTCCCAGACGACATTAGTGCACCTGCTATCTCGCCGGTGCGATGTCCTATTCATATCCTATCTGTGGCCATGGTGGCGTGCAGTGGCTACATGATATTGATCATGATCATGAGTTCATGACAGAACAGACATCATGCTGCATCATCTCATCTGATCTGAAGGTCTGTTTGATCCTGCAGCTAGCTGCATGCCTAAAACAAGCGACGACGTGTGTTTTGTTGTTGCAATTGCAAGCGACGAATGGATGATGCACCTAGTAACAAGACATGGGTAAGAAGACAGAAATCGAATAGGTTGCCACATTGTTCTtgctgtattttttttatttattggaAAAACGCTATATATGAAGAATCCTGAGCTGGCTTCCGCGTGCTGGACTTTAATTTGTCGATGCAATAGTTTTGCAAGCTGTGTGTCGATGGACCTCATGGCGCGGAGGAACCAAGAGCATCTCTACTCGGCACTGCCTTGTGTTCAAAGTTGCTGTCAGCCTTTCGGGCCAATACTCACAAGACTAACAGCTTTATCTAGACAGCTCACATTTCCTTGCAGCCTCGCAAGTGGCTGCTCTTCCTCAGGTTGATTTTTTTTAGGCTTGGCCCAATTTTCTGTCCCATGATTCGATTCTCACGTGcaatggagatgctcttaggccaGTCTTAATGATGTTTTATCAGAGTTTTATGGAtcttaaatatattgatatgtAACACTCTattgatgaagaaagagatgataagagttttataggagtagagagagttttataAGGATAAAATTCTTCTACACTATTTCTAAAATATGGATGCACTGAAAATTAGGTCATAAACCCCCACCGATGATGGCTACTTTGCAAGAGTGGCAAAACCACATAACTAATTCTCGTCACATATTCAAGCTGCCACGTAACGTAATCCCTCGTCTAAAATCCACTACTTCAACTTTTCCATATATGTTGGCAAAGCACCTGTgtaatttataattataataatctgaGGATGCGATTTCTAGGGTCCCACCGTACCTTAGGCACTTTTGCCAGTGGAGGCATGGAGTGCAAAACAAGTTGTTGATCCACTAGATCCATAGTGCTAGCTCTTATCACCCCCGGTATGATCCATCCTTTCCCTCGTGCCGTCGAAAACTACATCCATCTCATCAAGAGATGGGCATGCCTCTAGGACGGTTGCTTTATCTTTTGTTCGTTTAGCTGATAAGCCATGATAGAAAGTATTATTGattgatttattgtaagagaaaaacgcTGCTACATCACGTCTGCACCGGTGTACCCTGCTGCCCGCTCCGGTGGCACATGTCGTCGTGATCGCTTCACCACTTGCGTCACACCAgctgcacatatatatataggagatCTTATTCATTTGGTGCTTCGCGCCGTAACACTGAAGAACGACGACCAAACAATAATGGTCGCCTGCAGCAACCTGAGGCttttggcggcggcggcggcgctggcgttcctggcgctggcggcggcggctgccacCGTGTGCtcggcgcagcagcagcagcagctccgtcGCAACTACTACGCGAGCGTGTGCCCAAACGTGGAGTCCATCGTCCGCGACGCGGTGGCGAGCAAGTACAGGGAGACGTTCATCACGGTGGGCGCGACGGTGCACCTCTTCTTCCACGACTGCTTCGTCGAGGGCTGCGACGCCTCCGTGGTGGTGGCCTCCACGCCCAACTCCACCGCCGCGGAGAAAGACCACCCCGTGAACCTCTCCCTCGCCGGCGACGGCTTCGACACCGTGATCCGCGCCAAGGCCGCCGTCGACGCCGTGCCGCGGTGCCGCAACCGGGTCTCCTGCGCCGACATCCTCGCCATGGCCACCCGCGACGCCATCGCGCTGGCCGGCGGCCCGTCCTACGCCGTCGAGCTCGGCCGCCTCGACGGGTGGCGGTGACCATGGACGTGGTGACGCCGCGGGTGTTCGACAACCAGTACTTCCGGAATTTGCAGGCCGGGATGGGCCTCCTGGCGTCGGACCAGCTGCTGTACACGGACACCAGGTCCAGGCCCATTGTCGACGCGTTGGCACGGAGTAGCGTCGCGTTTGAACGGGCCTTCGTGGAGGCCATCACCAAGATGGGCCGGATTGGGGTCAAGACGGGGGCCCAAGGGAACATCCGACGGAACTGCGCGGTGCTCAATTGACCTGGTGAAATTCAAAGTGAGGTGTTTCTAGCTTCTTTGTTGCTGCACTTGTACTCGTCATCCATGGACAAATCTGCACATATTGATGTGGGCACTTGTAGTTGTAGAACTCGAGTTGTTTCTGATCACCTTCATGTATATATCCAGTactgtatatatataactcTTCAGAATGAATTTATCTTCACATTGTTCACTCTCTATCACCTCCATATATACTTGTACACTATGTGGAGGCTAGTGCTTTGGCGTGGGTATCATTTTCAGTTCTAGTGCACTGTCACACTCACACGTCACGTACGTCCATCTCTACCCTAATACTCTTTCCCTCGGCAGATGAAACAGTAACAAATCAACTACTGTCGTTGTCACACAAGACAGAaaaggcatatatatatatatatatatatatatatatatatatatatatatatatatatatatatatatatataacaaccCCAAACACCGATCTCCCTCTCTGCAATATATAGGAAGCGTGACAGCTCAATTTCTTGTTGTCTTTATTTTCAAAACAGAATAGAATGAAATGGCGATACACCATATATCATTTGGGAATTGGGAGAAAAGTTTTTGAAAAATTAGAAAAAACATACTTCATTGCCTTCTTCCTATCACTCATAACTTGCTGAAAATTAGAAGAaaagtttttgaaaaatttaaaTCACTAGTATATATATGCTAGTTGTTAGATGTGTGAAAACCTTAACCATGCAACATCCCCCTAGCTAAGAGGCAAGTCAAAGAAATATGGAGATGTTCAGATAGAGGAAGTCTAACTCTATGGCGGAGTTGGTGAAGTGAATCTCGTTATTTTGAGAAAACTACTAAAACAACCCCAAACACCGATCTCCCTGTCTGCAATATATAGGAAGCTTAACAGCTCAATTTCTTGTTGTCACATGGGCGAAATAGATAAAGGCCTACAAGACAAGCCATGCGACAAGAGCTAGAAACATATATACGACAGGTTTCTGAGAGGATGCAAAAGAGGAATGAATcaccgggaagaagaaagatgcaTGTACCAAAGGCGACAGTAGACACCAACCAGTCAAACATGGGCAGAAATTAACCGCACGACTGTACGTAAGAGTCATTTTATATCCTTTTATATTGATTAGGAATAGAAACTTTGATGAAAAATTTCTCCGATAGTTTCTTCAATTTGATCAATAATAAAGTCCCCTTTGGATTTGAGAAACTTTTTCTGTTTCATGTGTTTTTGCTATGAAAATGGACTGATTTATGTAAAATACTTCTGGTGAAAGTCCTGTGTTCCAAAAAGAGACCCTAATTATTGACATCCTTTATCCTAGTTTCTCGCTAACTAAAGATAAAGGGTGGAGATGGCTCTCCAAAGTATACACAACATATAAATAGCTGAGTTGTTGTAGGTGCAATGTAGAGAGCACTTTTATTCAAGTAGTTCTCCAAACAAGGATCTAGAAAGTGAGTCTAAGAAAGACTATTGAAGATAGTTATTGCATTTCAGGTGCCTGGTTTTTTAGGCAACAATCTTAGATGATCAATTAATATAACTAAAAGAACTCACAAGAAATAattcagtttttttttaaaaaataaaataatcatataattaTATGTTACCTCCAAATAAAATAGGCAACGAAAATATAGGATTAGTGAGAAATGAAAGCTCATCATCATCTTTGCAGCAAGGTTAATgttctagctagctagcaattGACCTTATCTTATCCCTTGTAGGCTGTGGGCTGTGGCCACCATGCCGCCATATTTGTGTCGTGTCGTAGCATGGGCGTCGACGTCGTACCGTGGCGAGCACTTCACTTGAGCACTTGCAGAGTTTTCTTTGCAATTGCGCACTGcatatgtgtgtatatataacGGCCATTTGTGCGCTGGCTGCGAGAGCAACGGGCAAGCTAAGGTACCATCGAGCAGCATgtacgccggcggcggcggcgtgaggCGTGCGGCGACGGCGCTGATCTGGGTACTGGTGCTTGCGGCGGCGGGTGGCGGCAGCGTCGTCTGCGAGGCGCAGCTCCGGCGCGGGTACTACGCCGGCGTGTGCCCCAACGTGGAGTCCATCGtccgcggcgtggtggccaagAAGATCCAGCAGACACCCGCCACCGTCGGCGCCACCGTGCGCCTCTTCTTCCACGACTGCTTCGTCGAGGTACGTATGGCGGTGCGATGACCATGCTGCATGAATCCGTCGatgaactatatatatatatatatatatatatatatgcaattgCAGGGCTGCGACGCGTCGGTGATGGTGGCGTCGACGGCGAACAACACGGCGGAGAAGGACCACCCCATCAACCTGTCCCTGGCCGGCGACGGCTTCGACACGGTGATCAGGGCCAGGGCGGCCGTGGACGCCGCGCCGGGATGCCGCGGCAAGGTGTCGTGCGCCGACATCCTCGCCATGGCCACCAGGGACGCCATCGCGCTGGTACGCACGACCGTTTACGTACGGTACACTACATCAGGCCAGTTATTACAAGCTAAAGCTAGCGACATCATGGAAACTGAatccgtgcgtgcgtgcgtgtgcATATTGCAGTCGGGCGGTCCGTCGTACGCGGTGGAGCTGGGTCGGCTGGACGGGCTGAGGTCGACGGCGAGCAGCGTCAACGGGAGGCTGCCGGCGCCCTTCTTCAACCTGGACCAGCTCAACCAGATGTTCGCCGCCAACGGGCTCTCGCAGACCGACATGGTCGCCCTCTCAGGTACGTTTTCTGGTCTTGCAAGCTACTCATCGATCTTGAACTCATCGCACGCATTGCACGACCTCAATCATCAGTGCAGTGGTCTCTGCTCACAAATGACGACAAGCACTTTTCTGAATCTGAAAAAGCTACGCctaccttgcttgcttgctcaTGCTTGGCAATTAATCAGACAACCACACCCATGCACGCAACCGTCGCCACTACCTTCCGCCATGC encodes:
- the LOC8054532 gene encoding uncharacterized protein LOC8054532, yielding MADDGDAAAKRRRRRSTGMGGMSALPDHLQHEVFSRVGDVKSLFKLAATCRGWLRRFTDRAFLRELCPSPQQGSGLLLGVVVQDKWFNRMDKAMVRARMTTMAALPQQRASSSALAPVFLPALGSPLGPTSRALTSFFIGGGGGTFDYAEPLAARRGIVLLWLAPRTPEEMDCHLLGVCNLVTGDRHVLPPLQCSRNGKLVGCRQVVGYAIITAADESSRNGRPPPRHPWTFSQLLVITQDGDCPLRFGGGAAYLHSYSAATRRWSTPTRCLDRSAFSLVDARSTVDHHGAAHWLCIDDGRLPNARGGGGGDHHLYRLSVDVATASVSLTRLPVRVGGKQLLCVNSDGKLAVASVYPLHVTVWTQPAGAGDDGDGDTTAAAWPRTSFRIAPQQNEDHERWCNSDHGSSSLLALFMGRGVFVLDLDTKVMEKVFILDFNNKTRELAGDAKQYLRCVPYEMDLVEFFTLQLGGIRERLGTTTISETESP
- the LOC8083772 gene encoding LOW QUALITY PROTEIN: peroxidase 50 (The sequence of the model RefSeq protein was modified relative to this genomic sequence to represent the inferred CDS: deleted 2 bases in 1 codon), which encodes MVACSNLRLLAAAAALAFLALAAAAATVCSAQQQQQLRRNYYASVCPNVESIVRDAVASKYRETFITVGATVHLFFHDCFVEGCDASVVVASTPNSTAAEKDHPVNLSLAGDGFDTVIRAKAAVDAVPRCRNRVSCADILAMATRDAIALAGGPSYAVELGRLDVAVTMDVVTPRVFDNQYFRNLQAGMGLLASDQLLYTDTRSRPIVDALARSSVAFERAFVEAITKMGRIGVKTGAQGNIRRNCAVLN